A portion of the Toxoplasma gondii ME49 chromosome VIIb, whole genome shotgun sequence genome contains these proteins:
- a CDS encoding hypothetical protein (encoded by transcript TGME49_264200~Predicted trans-membrane domain (TMHMM2.0):9-29:35-58) has protein sequence MAACPLLPLFLVDRVLCFFSFICSSSLLPRRSRAVSAYASFALLLFSFPAFIAPHAGIFSVRASTLSVDAFFPSPAHLSQGQVGFSGRPVLFLNKEKTSKTLFPSSIAPHLPPPLVPSAASLSGPLRSRCHFTAPSSASLSFASPSLSAFLSFASCFDRCAFPLHPRPRLHLFPAPAWTSSLRHSRFHGWEKPLLSPSYVPAHAVPVPVRMRFSFRFSSAQPSASHRSSFPSSLYSSPSVSPPESAASASCSLSSSSVSAPPLLTALCPAWPRSASRPAAFFSFDYLCLTSPESARVFARCWERMLTCLLLPIASQSCSSTSSSTSLTPPSYPSHSPPSCESSSCSAASVSPPHLFRCLDSVPRQSIVCVGDGTRHAAEEALHAVFKRLCCHRGKADDTATNEARRGPLEGKNNARESEEETSQNVEGDDRVSGTASQRHGFRGHKLDLNAEETATSERSTNDSRRREGRELDCNFQNVSDETQSASREIQSLFSPWMPSVATAARLAADLPPRPPILSLLCLTSDNDYRGGFSPDAFNERCIHAPEQHTDPLEDVGHVDPWCNYTRAQRVAVSVELPGLRRSVVCCPCWLQTRVVWPTSALASEDLATTFEERKLREVVQLFGAQNVSVSSAPRSCDQPSSGDSPGDSVYIHPNKSSCGDVQKASFHGTVLPSVSSRTRVSLSDHNDVAFSSRTPEEIHPKTRDAPEHGKEGQTAARAVNDVFGGTEAREKEARSETASWTSLPLFRLQRLNIYTTTQRMLALEERQALLATLREALLKREKSAEPADTPRTAAARATVETRKEEKAQASETESGKTEGAGQRQLLEGGRDGIEAQTQEGEEKGEDGQDAKVTVAFVMLASPSAVWSWVANGLPLEHSTLDAPVLPSYTAIHAGAKQIVVDSLPRKKSSSRSSSSSAAASPASPTCSQAPLELSPSAREGSGQPRKAASHLLSTEADLMRLLEECRNSVMEGREAEKRRRKETQKLVALAIGPTTAAAARHAGFAKVVAAAQPGLAGWTETLFRAIENHVEEEKKKRRKVCCEESARCGSEGERDAGHGNRGSRDKDQFQRSNEKVRVLVLLTREEGKNMELVNLLWERGVSVDFAALKDSLKGAATDNGNQEDATQASASSAKSPSSSSPLHSPSLSSSFPPNASTIPLLREPAGEGEVRPVAGDIEGVSATKDGGPGTSLEDKVKENEKDTPTGEEGERHGGVREKRHNIVMKVLEVPLLRTEAFRGVFKREQSILEELLASNVVSAVESHAIGSSPRETPKK, from the exons ATGGCCGCTtgccctctccttcccctctttctcgtcgacagagtcctctgctttttttccttcaTCTGCTCTAGTTCGCTCTTGCCTCGTAGAAGCcgagctgtctccgcgtaTGCTTcgtttgctcttcttctcttttcttttccggcCTTCATCGCACCCCATGCTGGTATCTTCTCTGTCCGCGCGAGTACCCTCTCCGTCGACGCCTTTTTTCCGTCGCCCGCACACCTCAGCCAGGGGCAGGTCGGTTTTTCAGGCAGGCCGGTTCTCTTCTTaaacaaagaaaagacgTCAAAGACattgtttccttcttcgattgctcctcatcttcctcctcctctcgtgCCCTcagctgcctctctgtccgGTCCCCTTCGTTCGCGCTGTCACTTCACTGCCCCCTCaagtgcttctctctctttcgcctctccgtcgctttcAGCATTTCTTTCATTCGCCTCCTGTTTCGACCGATGCGCGTTCCCTCTACATCCTCGTCCACGTCTGCATCTCTTTCCTGCGCCTGCGTGGACAAGCAGTCTCCGGCACTCTCGCTTCCACGGGTGGGAGAAGCCACTTCTCTCGCCCTCCTACGTGCCCGCCCACGCTGTCCCTGTGCCTGTCCGtatgcgtttctcttttcgatTCTCGTCAGCCCAGCCGTCAGCCTCTCAtcgttcttcgtttccatcGTCGCTCTATTCGTCTCCCAGTGTCTCGCCTCCGGAGTCAGCCGCTTCAGcgtcctgttctctctcctcttcttcagtctcGGCTCCGCCTCTCCTCACTGCATTGTGTCCGGCATGGCCCCGCTCGGCGTCTCGTCCTGCcgccttcttttcgtttGATTATCTGTGCCTGACGTCGCCCGAGTCGGCGCGCGTGTTTGCTCGTTGTTGGGAACGCATGCTGacttgtctcctccttcccaTCGCATCTCAATCGTGCTCTTCTACTTCTTCGTCTACATCTCTTACACCGCCCTCTTATCCGTCTcattctcctccgtcttgCGAGTCTTCCTCATGTTCCGcggcctctgtttctcctcctcaTCTGTTCCGGTGTCTAGACAGCGTGCCCCGCCAGTCCATCGTATGTGTCGGAGACGGCACTCGCCACGCTGCTGAGGaggcactgcatgcagtttttaAGAGGTTGTGTTGCCATCGAGGCAAGGCTGATGACACAGCAACGAACGAAGCGAGGCGAGGACCACTAGAAGGGAAGAACAACGCCagggaaagcgaagaagagacaagccaGAACGTGGAGGGGGACGACCGTGTATCGGGGACTGCCAGCCAGCGCCATGGATTCCGGGGACATAAACTGGACTTGaatgcagaagaaacggccACAAGCGAAAGGTCGACGAATGATTCTAGGCGGAGAGAGGGCAGGGAACTCGATTGCAATTTTCAGAACGTTTCAGATGAGACACAAAGCGCTTCGCGTGAAATCCaaagtctcttctcgccctggATGCCTTCGGTAGCTACAGCGGCCCGGCTCGCAGCCGACttgcctcctcgtcccccAATTCTTTCCTTGCTGTGTTTGACAAGCGACAACGACTATCGCGGTGGTTTCAGCCCTGACGCTTTCAACGAGAGGTGTATTCACGCGCCTGAACAACACACTGACCCGTTGGAAGATGTGGGCCATGTTGATCCCTGGTGTAACTACACCCGAGCTCAGCGCGTTGCGGTGTCAGTGGAGCTTCCCGGCCTGCGCCGTTCGGTCGTTTGCTGTCCATGCTGGCTGCAAACGCGCGTGGTTTGGCCGACTTCGGCTTTAGCATCCGAGGACCTCGCAACCACTTTTGAGGAGCGGAAGCTGAGGGAAGTCGTACAGCTTTTCGGCGCGCAAAACGTGTCCGTTTCTTCAGCTCCGCGGTCCTGTGACCAACCAAGCTCCGGCGACAGCCCCGGAGATtcggtgtatatacaccccAACAAGAGCTCATGTGGCGATGTGCAAAAAGCGTCTTTCCATGGAACCGTACTTCCGAGTGTGTCGTCTCGAACGCGCGTGTCGTTGTCAGACCACAACGACGTggctttttcgtctcgcaCACCAGAGGAGATACACCCCAAAACACGCGATGCGCCCGAACATGGGAAGGAAGGCCAGACTGCAGCCAGAGCAGTGAATGACGTTTTCGGAGGCACAGAAGCGcgtgaaaaggaagcgagaagtgAAACCGCTTCGTGGACTTCGCTGCCGCTCTTCCGCCTTCAGCGCTTGAACATTTACACCACCACGCAGAGGATGCTGGCACtggaagagaggcaggcgtTACTTGCGACTCTCAGGGAGGCTTTGTTGAAACGTGAAAAGAGCGCGGAACCTGCAGATACACCACGCACGGCGGCCGCGCGCGCGACTgtcgagacgaggaaagaagaaaaagcacaagcctccgagacagagagcgggAAGACAGAAGGGGCGGGGCAACGGCAGCTCTTAGAAGGCGGTCGGGATGGGATAGAAGCGCAGACTCAAGagggggaggagaaaggagaggacggaCAAGACGCAAAAGTAACTGTAGCCTTTGTCATGCTAGCGAGTCCTTCAGCAGTCTGGAGCTGGGTTGCAAACGGGCTTCCTCTAGAGCACTCGACTCTCGAcgctcctgttcttccttcttaCACGGCCATCCACGCCGGGGCCAAGCAAATCGTCGTGGACTCTCTCCCCAGGAAGAagtcctcttctcgttcgtcttcttcctctgccgctgcttctccggcGTCTCCCACTTGCTCACAGGCGCCTCTCGAgctctcgccttcggccCGTGAGGGATCGGGTCAGCCTCGTAAGGCAGCCAGCCACTTGCTGTCGACAGAAGCTGACTTAATGCGCCTGCTTGAAGAGTGCAGGAACAGCGTGATGGAGGgacgcgaagcagagaagaggcggagaaaagaaacacagaaactcgTGGCTCTCGCGATCGGCCCCACGACTGCCGCCGCCGCTCGCCACGCAG GATTCGCGAAGGTCGTTGCGGCCGCACAGCCTGGTCTCGCTGGATGGACGGAAACGCTGTTTCGGGCGATCGAGAATcacgtggaagaagagaagaagaagcgaaggaaggtCTGCTGCGAGGAGAGTGCAAGAtgcggcagcgaaggagagagagatgcggGACACGGGAACAGAGGATCCAGGGACAAAGATCAGTTCCAGCGCTCAAATGAGAAAGTTCGCGTCCTTGTTCTTCtaacgagagaagaaggaaaaaataTGGAACTGGTGAACCTCCTGTGGGAGAGGGGAGTCTCTGTCGACTTCGCTGCGCTCAAGGACTCCCTCAAAGGAGCCGCAACGGACAACGGAAACCAAGAAGATGCAACGCaagcctctgcttcttccgctaagtctccctcttcttcatctcctcttcattctccttctctctcttcttcttttccaccAAATGCCTCGACAATCCCTTTGTTGAGGGAACCCgccggcgaaggcgaggtgCGGCCAGTGGCCGGAGACATCGAGGGCGTAAGCGCCACGAAGGACGGGGGACCGGGAACAAGCCTCGAGGACAAGGtaaaagagaacgagaaggacacaccgacaggagaagagggagaaaggcaTGGGGGTgtgcgagagaaacgccacAATATCGTCATGAAGGTGCTAGAAGTTCCTCTGCTTAGAACAGAGGCCTTCCGAGGAGTCTTCAAGAGGGAGCAGTCGATTCTGGAGGAATTGCTGGCCTCGAATGTCGTCTCGGCTGTAGAGTCACACGCGATAGGCTCGAGCCCtagagagacgccgaagaagtAA
- a CDS encoding hypothetical protein (encoded by transcript TGME49_264190): MEVDAPQAFRSATSTGLGPVASSAWSAVSLESDSQRAKQGTEEGALLSLSAFSRLVGISQFVASHVPSKRGFEETQASGSPTSAAGDVQPEKQSPNEGSDRDACADHGGFWGSVKTLFEDFQVYEHSEFDCACLRNQRACSRCVPSIQKAEASHSPLSFSSASLSSPSASLVASDVSQKGARRGETGNNSKPPAKDEGGPRLGQPCAFGCWCRAFGDSSEAAPLRLPLLVDSGQLRRQREAEQLAEAGGLHVSPSFRLWRCRRRSEAAEALDGVREAGREAEWEDRGDQREEGREEANEDEDNRSQSRELKDNDAKRRGNRPCVSEFETQNIEAFVRGVAWCAEVYRQYVIGSPRDPEASGAGVSERSADLLHGLNEEKDSWLQQARRTAASAEETLFTVSSTLAPGISSTFSSLPQAKNGQQNIPYSDPSKAPCLWLLGDLAGVLTAHWRNELSGVSSQSVPLSSSASPSASPSLVEVQKELRGALHAFVRERLPFMVSESTTLVPAKAGANGGDSAGGELRGRGLKRGRDSNPLDDDCEDQGQSGERDVEGEEKRTGIQDEGQKARDQDRQENNEEELRVLQGLEASNLSRRIAFLARAIASRDGRAGFSKSEHRQENGEGCVQNGGGQNKGGDGNKGSQKKGGSVCRPTSNGLYESDFASTRFPFISIAACWAQQRGQILRLKKEVEENVQRGNLEGNGGGVNELELKERRRNWISLLETAAKKPPCVVLKLTLKPHCRRFLFPPVHFRCTDTASGDADPSGRSGGAERNGSQRGGVGGKPEVSVQTGVSREERRRGREDIEELLFRGPRAQQSGSEKEEFDEKQTELLARLASHPALLDILFDTCRASEGTCNYAASGGPQGGRWPADLGVYLHFILLKVNRDTSNALHMIGRGLRRHCQRSLAVAGTKDKRGITVQRCSVHKVLAPALLNACYLDHPSWDSNVHIAPLGHFSRPQRLGALLGNSFQVVLRNARLPLSATGASLPSSLSSSFDGEVPPGFVPVALCDQSVQVLASRVSAGVATISSRGFLNYFGLQRFGTHAVRTFEVGAALLQGDWKEAVARILGKKHKSPARWRPSSSASVQTGPACSMEKSATVALDAWDELGAELQKAAAGRKTDGGTQGEASDELESQTTREELLEKGACMEDKLSGDCPGEGDGRHDIGKGEEQRDKGSDSEPSLWDILQKTGDPRVALGRLARHQHIEKTLLSSLLMSRRKGESEATGETGSKWWGGEMRERNRKRAMSGRDRHRRECAALGTAARAQADGICAEGSEMQVQGEDPGRDKGHAGDVASNEQKEVVSNAVSATEGQVQRNDECKRGNWVDFEVKDYFRALQGIPADSLQLYVHSAQSVLFNHACTWRWKALGGKVCVGDVVRVRARGDHRSTLSTSGSTSADSSKRREARQVGRITELDGTDDRFLFDEGQGDGSEDEEEPDGQTVKVIETEAEAEQASIYDLVLPLPGADIVYPSHMTAVYRQLASDLLGLSLDAFTPPKDSLCLEASGGSSDIFEGDLMRAGRGGRKGDRKGDRSGRQRGRGRGRGRDGRCDMRGYGAESACGNEDDCKVRTTPAVLSPAAGLSILGVKYKGSYRSLLERARDCQWQLLQISEEAVRTPTSLLLSDVDLLLQKQPRESPYSRSADKAATGPNPGRRSECTGREVVGEVEMTENETHEKDQAKESGCTKSMDSRSYAEQDFRVSWDEPLDSTLVRCMYTRDEQLQMMEQGEKVQGQIDGFGSRIERNRIVVRDGKSNFCLLLRLRLPPGTYFTMALRELMRTNAPDDDELAHAAARAFVSPDGSGRDASISTSSLST, translated from the exons ATGGAGGTCGACGCGCCCCAGGCTTTTCGTTCCGCGACTTCTACAGGTCTGGGCCCCGTTGCGTCCTCCGCCTGGTCGGCTGTTTCGCTTGAGAGTGACTcccagagagcgaagcaagGGACCGAGGAGGGCGCGCTGCTGagcctctctgccttctctcgcctggTGGGAATCTCTCAGTTCGTCGCCTCCCATGTGCCCTCCAAACGCGGTTtcgaagagacgcaggccTCGGGATCGCCGACCAGCGCCGCAGGCGATGTGCAGCCCGAGAAACAAAGCCCCAACGAAGGCTCAGACAGGGACGCCTGCGCCGATCACGGCGGATTCTGGGGGTCGGTGAAGACTCTTTTCGAGGACTTTCAGGTGTACGAACACTCAGAGTTCGACTGCGCATGTCTGCGTAATCAGCGTGCGTGCTCTCGTTGCGTGCCCTCTATCCAGAAAGCGGAAGCTTCTCATTCTCCcttgtcgttttcttcggcttctctctcttccccgtctgcctctctggtGGCCTCAGACGTTTCTCAGAAAGGCGCACGCCGTGgcgaaacaggaaacaaCTCCAAGCCACCTGCGAAGGACGAAGGAGGGCCCCGACTTGGACAGCCCTGCGCCTTCGGCTGTTGGTGTCGGGCCTTTGGAGACTCTTCAGAGGCGGCGCCACTTCGTCTGCCGCTTTTGGTGGACTCCGGAcagctgaggagacagagggaagcagagcagCTTGCTGAGGCGGGGGGCTTGCacgtttcgccttcctttcgtctctggcGGTGTCGACGCCGAAGTGAAGCCGCAGAGGCACTCGACGGTGTAAGGGAGGCgggcagagaagcagagtggGAAGACCGGGGGgaccagagagaagagggaagggaagaagcaaatgaGGATGAAGACAACAGATCACAGAGTCGGGAATTGAAGGATAACGATGCcaagaggcgaggaaaccGGCCGTGCGTTTCCGAGTTCGAGACGCAAAATATCGAGGCCTTTGTGCGCGGTGTCGCCTGGTGCGCTGAGGTGTACAGGCAATACGTGATCGGTTCACCACGGGATCCAGAAGCGAGCGGTGCTGGGGTTtccgagagaagcgccgaTTTACTTCACGGACTAAATGAAGAAAAGGACTCGTGGCTGCAGCAAGCGCGGAGAACAGCGGCCTCAGCCGAGGAAACCCTGTTCACTGTTTCTTCAACTCTGGCGCCGGGGATCTCGTCCACGTTTTCATCTCTCCCGCAAGCTAAGAATGGGCAGCAAAACATTCCTTACAGCGACCCGTCAAAGGCGCCCTGCTTGTGGCTCCTAGGTGACCTCGCGGGTGTCTTGACAGCGCACTGGAGAAACGAGTTATCCGGCGTTTCCTCCCAGTCAGtacctctctcctcttccgcatctccctcggcttctccttcactGGTTGAAGTCCAGAAGGAACTGCGGGGtgccttgcatgcgtttgttcGCGAGCGTCTGCCCTTCATGGTTTCAGAGTCAACGACGCTCGTCCCCGCGAAGGCAGGAGCTAACGGAGGGGACAGCGCTGGAGGCGAGCTAAGGGGGCGAGGCCTGaagcgcgggagagacagcaatCCTCTCGACGACGACTGCGAAGACCAGGGCCAGtcaggggagagagacgtggaaggagaagagaaaagaacgggGATTCAAGATGAGGGGCAGAAGGCGCGGGATCAGGACAGACAGGAAAACAACGAGGAGGAACTGAGAGTACTACAGGGCCTGGAAGCCTCAAATCTGTCACGCCGGATTGCTTTCCTCGCTCGAGCTATTGCTTCCAGAGACGGCAGGGCTGGATTCTCAAAATCAGAACATCGACaagaaaatggagaaggATGCGTCCAGAATGGAGGAGGGCAAAACAAAGGCGGAGACGGAAACAAAGGgtcacagaaaaaaggggGGTCTGTGTGTCGACCGACTTCGAATGGATTGTACGAGTCAGATTTCGCGTCGACTCGCTTCCCTTTCATCTCGATCGCAGCATGCTGGGCCCAACAGCGAGGACAGATTCTTCGATTGAAGAAAGAAGTTGAAGAGAATGTGCAGCGGGGAAACTTAGAAGGCAACGGAGGGGGAGTGAATGAACTCGAattgaaagagagaagaagaaactggatCTCCTTGCTCGAGACAGCTGCGAAAAAACCTCCGTGCGTGGTCCTGAAACTGACCCTCAAGCCCCATTGtcgccgtttcctcttccctccaGTTCActtcaggtgtacagacaccgcaaGCGGAGATGCGGACCCGTCTGGAAGGAGCGGAGGCGCAGAGCGGAACGGAAGCCAGCGAGGAGGGGTGGGAGGGAAACCAGAAGTCTCCGTTCAAACCGGCGTttctcgagaagagagaagaaggggcCGAGAGGACATAGAAGAGCTTCTCTTCCGCGGTCCGCGTGCGCAGCAGTCTGGTtcggaaaaagaagaatTTGACGAAAAACAAACGGAACTGCTTGCTCGCCTCGCTTCCCACCCCGCCCTTCTGGACATCCTATTCGACACTTGCCGAGCGTCCGAGGGAACATGCAATTACGCAGCGTCGGGCGGGCCTCAGGGCGGGCGGTGGCCAGCCGACCTCGGGGTGTATCTACACTTCATTCTCTTGAAAGTAAATCGTGATACATCCAATGCGCTCCACATGATCGGAAGGGGACTGCGTCGACACTGTCAAAGATCCCTCGCCGTCGCTGGCACCAAGGACAAACGCGGGATCACCGTCCAAAGGTGCTCCGTTCACAAA GTCCTGGCGCCTGCCCTGTTGAACGCATGCTACCTAGACCATCCGTCCTGGGATTCTAACGTGCACATTGCCCCGCTGGGCCACTTTTCTCGACCTCAACGACTTGGTGCCCTTCTTGGAAACTCCTTCCAAGTTGTTCTCCGAAATGCTCGTCTTCCACTCTCAGCAACTggtgcttctctcccttcttctctttcttcttcttttgacGGAGAGGTTCCTCCAGGGTTTGTGCCGGTGGCGCTGTGCGACCAGTCCGTGCAGGTCTTGGCGAGCCGAGTGTCTGCGGGTGTGGCGACAATTTCCTCTCGGGGCTTTCTGAACTATTTCGGTCTCCAGCGCTTCggcacgcatgcagtcagGACGTTCGAGGTCGGCGCAGCTCTGCTGCAGGGCGACTGGAAGGAGGCGGTCGCTCGAATTCTcggaaaaaaacacaagTCGCCCGCAAGGTGGCGGCCATCTTCGTCTGCGAGTGTTCAGACAGGTCCCGCATGCAGCATGGAGAAGAGTGCCACAGTGGCTTTGGACGCGTGGGACGAGTTGGGGgcagagctgcagaaagcggctgctggaagaaaaacggatgGAGGGACACAGGGGGAAGCGAGTGACGAGTTAGAATCtcagacgacgagagaggaactattagagaaaggcgcatgcatggaGGATAAGCTGTCGGGAGACTGCCCAGGCGAGGGGGACGGGCGTCACGACATAGGAAAAGGTGAAGAGCAAAGGGATAAGGGCAGCGACTCTGAACCGTCCCTGTGGGACATCTTGCAAAAGACGGGAGACCCGCGGGTCGCTCTCGGGCGCCTCGCGAGGCATCAGCATATCGAGAAAACgcttctgtcgtctctgttgATGTCACGGCGAAAAGGGGAGAGTGAGGCAACGGGGGAAACGGGCAGCAAGTGGTGGGGAGGGGAGATGCGAGAACGTAACAGGAAACGGGCCATGTCAGggcgagacagacaccgTCGAGAATGCGCCGCCCTGGGAACGGCGGCTCGGGCACAGGCTGACGGCATTTGCGCAGAGGGCAGCGAAATGCAGGTACAGGGAGAAGACCCGGGAAGGGACAAAGGCCATGCAGGTGACGTCGCATCGAATGAACAAAAGGAAGTTGTGTCAAATGCGGTCTCGGCAACCGAAGGACAAGTACAAAGAAACGATGAATGCAAACGTGGAAACTGGGTGGACTTTGAAGTGAAAGACTACTTTCGTGCTCTGCAGGGTATCCCGGCGGACTCGCTCCAGCTGTATGTACATTCGGCACAGAGCGTCCTCTTCAATCACGCATGCACTTGGCGGTGGAAGGCTCTCGGCGGCAAAGTGTGCGTAGGTGACGTCGTTCGCGTCCGCGCGAGAGGCGACCATCGTTCCACGTTGTCGACCTCCGGCTCGACCTCTGCCGATTCGTCAAAGCGACGCGAAGCTCGACAAGTAGGGAGGATAACCGAGCTTGACGGTACAGACGACAGATTCCTTTTCGATGAGGGACAGGGCGACGGtagcgaggacgaagaggaaccCGATGGACAGACAGTCAAAGTCATTGAGACAGAGGCTGAAGCTGAGCAAGCCTCGATCTACGATTTGGTCTTGCCTCTCCCGGGCGCAGACATTGTGTACCCGTCCCATATGACAGCGGTCTACAGACAGCTAGCAAGCGATCTTCTGGGACTATCTCTCGACGCCTTCACACCGCCGAAAGACAGCCTGTGCTTGGAAGCGAGTGGAGGTTCTTCAGACATATTCGAGGGCGACCTCATGCGCGCtgggagaggaggcagaaaaggagacagaaaaggagacagaagtgGCAGACAGCGAGGGCGCGGGCGTGGGCGTGGCAGAGACGGGCGCTGTGACATGCGCGGCTACGGGGCGGAATCTGCGTGTGGAAATGAAGACGACTGCAAGGTCCGGACAACCCCCGCAGTGCTTTCGCCGGCTGCCGGGCTTTCGATTTTAGGCGTAAAGTACAAAGGAAGTTACAGATCTCTGCTGGAACGTGCCAGAGACTGCCAATGGCAACTGCTTCAGatcagcgaagaagcggtACGAACCCCTACTTCTTTGCTACTCTCGGATGTCGAcctgcttctgcagaagcagccaCGCGAGTCCCCGTACTCTCGGTCAGCCGATAAAGCTGCGACAGGTCCAAAcccgggaagaagaagcgaatgTACCGGACGCGAAGTTGTCGGTGAGGTCGAAatgacagaaaacgaaacgcacGAAAAGGATCAAGCGAAGGAAAGCGGATGCACGAAGAGTATGGACAGCCGGTCCTATGCGGAACAAGATTTCCGAGTTTCTTGGGATGAACCTCTCGACAGCACGCTGgtcaggtgtatgtacaccagAGATGAGCAGCTTCAAATGATGGAACAAGGGGAGAAGGTGCAGGGTCAAATCGACGGGTTTGGGTCGCGAATAGAAAGAAATCGGATTGTAGTTAGGGACGGAAAAAGCAATTTTTGCCTTCTTTTGAGACTGCGACTGCCTCCCGGCACATATTTCACCATGGCACTTCGTGAACTCATGAGAACGAATGCCCCTGATGATGACGAGCTAGCCCATGCTGCCGCTCGggccttcgtttctccagaCGGCTCTGGGAGAGACGCCTCCATTTCTACTTCGTCTCTTTCAACCTAA